A window of the Symbiobacterium terraclitae genome harbors these coding sequences:
- a CDS encoding cytidine deaminase, whose product MTDAELIAAARLAREQAYVPYSHFPVGAALLAEDGRLYTGCNIENASFGLTNCAERTAIFKMVSDGRRRFTAIAVVGDTEGPCSPCGACRQVMSEFGPDARVILTNMKGDTVVTSVRELLPGAFTPGDVPATREGDA is encoded by the coding sequence ATGACCGATGCCGAGCTGATTGCGGCCGCACGCCTGGCGCGCGAGCAGGCCTACGTACCCTACTCTCACTTCCCGGTGGGGGCGGCGCTGCTGGCCGAAGACGGCAGGCTGTACACCGGCTGCAACATCGAGAACGCCAGCTTCGGGCTGACGAACTGCGCCGAGCGGACGGCGATCTTCAAGATGGTCAGCGACGGGCGCCGCCGCTTCACCGCGATCGCCGTCGTCGGTGACACCGAGGGCCCCTGCAGCCCCTGCGGCGCCTGCCGGCAGGTGATGAGCGAGTTCGGGCCCGACGCCCGGGTGATCCTGACCAACATGAAGGGCGACACGGTGGTCACCTCCGTGCGGGAGCTGCTGCCGGGGGCGTTCACGCCCGGCGACGTGCCGGCCACCAGGGAGGGCGACGCATGA
- a CDS encoding diacylglycerol kinase family protein — protein sequence MSGRPFRHSGVLPRFRDAALGLFVAYREEPNLRFHVFAAACAGVAGCAVSLRGWEVAYLGATIALVLAAELVNTAVERAVDLAAGDRRHPLAAAAKQVASGAVLLTALHAAFAAVVLFGVERRLGQSVQAVLALLAGRPLFVLPPVITGLLGLLGGARRQSQRRDTP from the coding sequence ATGAGCGGCCGGCCCTTCCGGCATTCGGGGGTTCTCCCGCGCTTTCGCGATGCGGCGCTGGGGCTTTTCGTGGCTTACCGGGAGGAGCCGAACCTGCGCTTCCACGTGTTTGCGGCCGCCTGCGCCGGGGTGGCCGGCTGCGCGGTCTCGCTGCGCGGGTGGGAGGTGGCCTACCTGGGCGCGACCATTGCCCTGGTGCTGGCGGCGGAGCTGGTCAACACGGCGGTGGAGCGCGCCGTCGACCTGGCGGCCGGCGACCGCCGGCACCCGCTGGCCGCCGCTGCGAAGCAGGTGGCCTCCGGCGCGGTGCTCCTGACGGCCCTGCACGCCGCCTTCGCCGCGGTGGTGTTGTTTGGAGTGGAGCGGCGGCTCGGCCAGAGCGTCCAGGCAGTCCTGGCCCTGCTGGCCGGCCGGCCGCTGTTCGTCCTGCCGCCCGTCATCACGGGGCTGCTGGGGCTCCTGGGCGGGGCCCGGCGCCAAAGCCAGAGGAGGGATACCCCATGA